The genome window GGGTACCAGAATTCTTCTCATATGGCAAGAATCCTAAAAGCCATCTAAAAAGGTTATCTATCCTTTCACTCTTTAACGCTATTATCTATTCTTGTAAGCGATAAATACCCTTGACGGAGTCAAAGATACCAATGGTCTTTATTAATGCTGTCACGAGCTAGCTTCAGGAGTCTCTCGCGGCAAAAAATAAGACTCTGTAATGGAATAAGGGTATCGAGGGATGAAGAAGGGACAAAGCGCTGCCGAAAGCTGACGAGACCGCTACAAGCTGACCTCACATTGATCAACCGTTTCCCACCAAGGTTTAAATATTAAGACAACTTGAAGACAATAATGTCCCAGACAAGTCTGGGTCTCGAGGAGAGAACGGAGGCTGCCCTGTCATACCTTCTCTTTTTCTTTTCAGGTCTGATAATTTTCCTCTTAGAGGAGAAAAGCTTATACGTAAGGTTTCACGCAGCACAGTCTACAGTAACCTTCACCTCGTTGATAGTACTCTCCAGGATAGTCTTGTTTATCCGTGGCGGCTTTGTTTTATCATGCTTCATAGAACTTCTCTTATTAATTCTCTGGATTATAGGGATCATTAAGGCCTATCAGGGTGAATGGTACAAATTCCCGCTATTTGGAGATATAGCAGCATCCATTCTCAATCTGCGGATATAGCCTGGCACCCCAGGACAATAAACTTAGCACACAATTAGCTTTTCTAGCCGAGTCTATAGAATCCAGTCACAAGAAAGAGAAGAAAAATTTAAGGAAAAAATATTTTAGTTTAAGGTTTATGTCTAGGCTTAGCACGACAAGCGAACCTTGCCTGTATAATTAATTCCCTCAGCTCACTTGAAGCCGCTGAAGCCTTAGATGCGTCCTTGCTGCTTAAAGCGTTGCTTAATTGATTTGCGGTAGCGGTAAGCTTCTCAGCTAGAGTGGCGTTGCACGGCCTGATGACAATTGCAAGTTGCTTCGCCATTTGTACTAAACCCTCCTCCCTTGCATAATGCCACATGAAAATTTCGCGCTCGTGATACTGGTACGTTAAGGATCTCATTAATCCTAATGCCTCTCCATATCTGCCGTTAGCAATCAGTGACTTTAATCTTTGAATACTATCACTAGCCCATTTTTGAAATTCAGACGCTGCTTGAGGGCTTATCCCTTTAAGCCTATTATATGTGTTGTTAAAAATTCTCTCTAACCGTGTGGCGTCTTCGGAAATGTTCTTCAACCTAAGCTGGTGTGCTAGGGTAAAGACAGATCTCTCAGCCTCCTTTACCTCACTCCAAGCTTGCTTGACGAGCTGAAGAGCTGCAGAAGTATCGTTCAACTTAAGCTTCTCTTCTGCTTGGTTTAGGAGGTTTTTTGCATCCGATAAAAGCTGGGTTAGATTGTGAGTATCAACTCCTTTTTGCTGGAAACGTGAGGCTACATTCTCCATAGCATTTATCTGGTTTCTCAGCGCCCTGATTTCCGCCTCTATACTCTTATTTACA of Thermofilum uzonense contains these proteins:
- a CDS encoding DUF4870 domain-containing protein, translated to MSQTSLGLEERTEAALSYLLFFFSGLIIFLLEEKSLYVRFHAAQSTVTFTSLIVLSRIVLFIRGGFVLSCFIELLLLILWIIGIIKAYQGEWYKFPLFGDIAASILNLRI